A region of Carettochelys insculpta isolate YL-2023 chromosome 9, ASM3395843v1, whole genome shotgun sequence DNA encodes the following proteins:
- the PRPF38A gene encoding pre-mRNA-splicing factor 38A: MANRTVKDAHSIHGTNPQYLVEKIIRTRIYESKYWKEECFGLTAELVVDKAMELKYVGGVYGGNIKPTPFLCLTLKMLQIQPEKDIIVEFIKNEDFKYVRMLGALYMRLTGTAIDCYKYLEPLYNDYRKIKSQNRNGEFELMHVDEFIDELLHSERVCDIILPRLQKRYVLEEAEQLEPRVSALEEDMDDVESSEEEEEEDEKLERAPSPDHRRRGYRDLDKPRRSPALRYRRSRSRSPRRRSRSPKRRSPSPRRERHRSKSPRRHRSRSRERRHRSRSKSPGHHRSHRHRSHSKSPERSKKSHKKSRRGNE; the protein is encoded by the exons ATGGCGAACCGGACGGTGAAGGACGCGCATAGCATCCACGGCACCAACCCGCAGTACTTGGTGGAGAAGATCATCCGCACGCGCATCTACGAGTCCAAGTACTGGAAGGAGGAGTGCTTCGGTCTGACGG CTGAGTTGGTGGTAGATAAAGCCATGGAACTGAAGTACGTTGGTGGCGTTTATGGTGGAAACATCAAGCCTACACCGTTCCTCTGCTTGACTCTGAAAATGCTGCAGATCCAGCCTGAAAAGGACATCATTGTTGAGTTTATAAAGAACGAGGATTTCAA ATATGTCAGAATGCTTGGAGCACTGTATATGAGATTGACAGGCACTGCCATTGACTGCTACAAATACCTTGAACCACTGTACAATGATTACCGAAAAATAAAAAGTCAAAACAGAAATGGGG AGTTTGAACTGATGCATGTGGATGAGTTTATTGATGAACTTCTTCACAGTGAACGTGTGTGTGATATCATTTTGCCTCGATTGCAG AAACGTTACGTTCTGGAAGAAGCTGAACAACTGGAGCCTCGGGTTAGTGCTTTAGAAGAAGATATGGATGATGTAGAGTCCagcgaggaagaggaggaggaagatgagaag ctggaaAGGGCACCTTCCCCTGATCATCGCAGAAGAGGCTACAGAGACCTAGATAAACCCCGGAGATCTCCAGCTCTGCGATACAGGAGGAGCCGCAGCAGATCTCCAAGAAG ACGAAGCAGATCCCCAAAGAGGAGAAG CCCATCACCACGGCGGGAGAGACATCGCAGCAAAAGTCCAAGGCGACACCGGAGCAGGTCCAGGGAGAGGCGCCACAGATCAAGATCTAAATCTCCAG GACATCATCGTAGCCACAGACATAGAAGCCATTCCAAGTCACCTGAAAG ATCTAAGAAAAGCCATAAGAAGAGTCGGCGAGGGAATGAATAA